GGATGCGTGGCAGAGGAGCGAAGCTCGCGCCAGCCGAGGAGAACGACGTGCTGGTAGCCGCGTAGATCGAGCGTGAAGCCGTTGTCGCGCAGGTCTCCCGCACGGCGCAGATACTCGAGGTCGGAGACCGAGTCGCGATAGGCGATGACGGAGGCTCCGTCATCCGGGAGCGCCAGCCCGTCGGCGAGGCTGCGCTGTTGCAATGCGCCCGAGGCTTTCTCGAGGAATCCCACCGACATGTGGATGGTGCCGTGAGTGGAGCCGTAGCTGTTGTTATAGAAGATGAGGGCGCGCTGGCCGCCTGAGCGGTTGGAGTAGGCGAAGACGTTCTCGTCTACCGTGCCGTGGCTGTTCCAGAAGTCGTAGAGAACGAAGTTGGTGCTCTCGGCGAAGAGGTGGCGGTTCTTGAGCAGCGGGGCGATCAGGGATTCGTGCCGCGCGACCAGGCCGTCGTTGACGGATTCGTCCAGCCGCGCCTGCTTGAAGTCCATGCCGTAACGCTCGGTGTAGCCCTCGATCTGGCCGTGGCCGAACATGGGCAGGCCGGGCAGCGTCGCCAGCAGCACCGAGACTCCGAAGTACTTGTCGCCGGAGCCGAACTGGTCGATTGCGGTGCGCTCGTCGGGGTTGCTCATGAAGTTGACGTAACGCTTCAGAATGTCGGGATCGAACTCGACGGTCTTCTTCAGGTAGGAGCGGTACTTGGCGTTCTCCTCGTCGCGCAGCATGTTCATGAAGGCGCTGTTGTAGACGCGGTGCATCCCCAGGGTGCGGACGAAGTAGCCCTCCAGCAGCCAGAAGGCCTCGGCCAAGAGCAGCGTGCCGGGCACCTCGGCGGCGACGCGGTCTACCACCTCGCGCCAGAACTCGTGCGGCATCAGCGCGTCGAAGGCCTCTTCGGAGATGGCGTTTTCAGCGCGTGAGGGGATGGAGCCGCCTGCGCCCGGTAACGGAAACCAGAGCCGCTGCACGTGGCGCTTGGCCAGCACCATCGCGGCGTCGAAGCGGATGATGGGGAAGCGGCGGGCGACGTTGAGGATGACCTGAATGACGTGCTCGCGCACCTCGGCCTTCGAGTAGTCGAGCTGCGCGGTGTCGTTCCAGGCAAAGGTAGTGCCGTCGTTGCCGTGGTAGACGAAGCGGGTAGTGCCCTCGCGGTGGTGGCGCAGGCGGAAGACCACGGCGGCGTCGGTCTGATCGTAATAATGGTCCTCGATCTTGATCTCTACGCGGCTGTCGGTGGAGAGGTCCGGCCCCTCGAAGGTGTAGACGGGGAACGGGCTCTCCCAGCGCGAGAGGAACCACTCGGGGTGCTCGATGACCCAGTCGGAGTCGACGCCCATGTGGTTGGGGACCATGTCGCTGGCCAGCCGCAGACCGGCCCGGGCAGCACGGTCGCGCAGGTCGGCGTAGGCTGCTTCGCCGCCGAGGTCTTCGGCGATGGCATAGTCCTTGAGCGAGTAGGCCGAGGCCACGGCATCGGGGTTGCCGCGCAGGCGCTTGATGGTGCGCGAGGCGCGGCTGCGCTCCCACAGGCCGATAAGCCACAGGCCGGTGATGCCGCGGCTGTGCAGCAGGTGCAGCTCGGCATCGGGGATCTGGTCGAGCCGGTGGATGTGGCGGCCATACTTTTTGGAGAGCTGCTCCAGCCATACGTAGGTACTTTTGGCGATCAGGACGACGGTGGGCATCCACGCCTGGTCGGCGCTGAAGGCCTCGTACTCGTGCAGGGGAGCCTGGTATCCGGCGGCGTAGCGGCGGTGGTTGCCCGCAGCCAGCTCGTTGAAGCCGACGAACTCGTCGCCGACGAAGCCCTCTCCTCCAAAGCCGGGTGCGCCGTGGCGATGCCGGTCCGGACCGGCGGGATGGAAGCGCATCCAGATAGCGACCTCCTCTTCGCGCAGGATGTCGATGGCCAGCAGCACGCGGTTCAGGTCTTCGCCGAGGTAGTCGGCCCAGTTCTCGCGGATGAAGTCGAGCTGGCCGGTGAGCGAGTGGGGCGAGGCGAGCATGGGAGCGCGCAGCACATCCAGCAGGCTGCCCAGCCCCGGCGAGACCGGAGGCCGGGTGACGAAGTAGCCCGGCAGAGCGGAGGTGACACCCACGTAAGCCGTCTGCTTCTTCAGCTCCCGGTCTTCGAACAAGAGGCGGAAGGGAGCGAAGGAAGGATTGCTGTTGGCCAGCCAGAGCAGCAGCAGCTCTTCAAAGGCGGCTTCACGGTTCGAGATGTCCTCCGTGCTGCCCTGAAGCCACTGGCGCGCGGTGAGCTGATTGCGGTAGATGGCGACGTTGGGAAACTGCTCGGAGAAGGTGAGCAGAAGCCGGTCGATCTCGGGCTGCGTGACCTGATCGCCGAACCAGCGGATGGCCTCGGCGAGCACGGCCGGGTCTTTCTCGCGGCGATAGCGGGCGACGAGGGCGTGGCTCAGCTCGTCGATGAGCCCCATGGCGAAGAGGGCTCCGGCGTTGATGGGCTCCTCGGAGCTGGGGTCTGTTGCCGAATTCTTATACAGCTCGGCGAGATCCTGCGCCAGCTTGCGGCTCGCGGCGACGTTGGCGAAGATGACGTTGCCGGTGAAGCTGAATAACAGGCCGTCCAGATTCAGCCGCCTGCGGATCTCTCTTGCGATGTGAAATTCCATCCAAATACCCCTTCTAAACCGTTCGCTCGATGCGAAGTGCTGGAGAACCGCAGTGCAAAAGAAATGATGCGAGAGAGGCTCGAGCGCTCTCTCGGCGATGCCGCAGCTTGATCTGTACTCAAAGAACCAGAATGACTGCCGCGCGAACCATCTACCAAAAGATCACCCGAGCTTTCTGCCTGTACAGTACATGACTCGACGAGGAAAAGAAGGTGATCCAGAGCACAACTCACCCCGTCGCGCGGCAGGCATACTCATTCCAAACCCTGTATGCAGGGATGCCGGGAACCGGGCTACAGTTTCCTCGAACCGCAAGTACCGTGCCGCCCACCGCTTCCCTCCCCCCATAGTGGCAGACGCATGTTAAATGGCTGTACAGACGCAGTTCCGGCCCTGCGACTTGGCCTCGTACATGGCCTGGTCCGCGCGGCCGAGGATCTCGGCGATGGAGTCCTCGCCGTCCCTGCTGGTGGCTACCCCGACGCTCACCGTCACTCCCACGGCCAGCTTTCTCTCGGCTTGTTTCCCACCGGCCTGGAGGTCAAGCTC
This is a stretch of genomic DNA from Granulicella sp. WH15. It encodes these proteins:
- a CDS encoding alpha-amylase family glycosyl hydrolase; the protein is MEFHIAREIRRRLNLDGLLFSFTGNVIFANVAASRKLAQDLAELYKNSATDPSSEEPINAGALFAMGLIDELSHALVARYRREKDPAVLAEAIRWFGDQVTQPEIDRLLLTFSEQFPNVAIYRNQLTARQWLQGSTEDISNREAAFEELLLLWLANSNPSFAPFRLLFEDRELKKQTAYVGVTSALPGYFVTRPPVSPGLGSLLDVLRAPMLASPHSLTGQLDFIRENWADYLGEDLNRVLLAIDILREEEVAIWMRFHPAGPDRHRHGAPGFGGEGFVGDEFVGFNELAAGNHRRYAAGYQAPLHEYEAFSADQAWMPTVVLIAKSTYVWLEQLSKKYGRHIHRLDQIPDAELHLLHSRGITGLWLIGLWERSRASRTIKRLRGNPDAVASAYSLKDYAIAEDLGGEAAYADLRDRAARAGLRLASDMVPNHMGVDSDWVIEHPEWFLSRWESPFPVYTFEGPDLSTDSRVEIKIEDHYYDQTDAAVVFRLRHHREGTTRFVYHGNDGTTFAWNDTAQLDYSKAEVREHVIQVILNVARRFPIIRFDAAMVLAKRHVQRLWFPLPGAGGSIPSRAENAISEEAFDALMPHEFWREVVDRVAAEVPGTLLLAEAFWLLEGYFVRTLGMHRVYNSAFMNMLRDEENAKYRSYLKKTVEFDPDILKRYVNFMSNPDERTAIDQFGSGDKYFGVSVLLATLPGLPMFGHGQIEGYTERYGMDFKQARLDESVNDGLVARHESLIAPLLKNRHLFAESTNFVLYDFWNSHGTVDENVFAYSNRSGGQRALIFYNNSYGSTHGTIHMSVGFLEKASGALQQRSLADGLALPDDGASVIAYRDSVSDLEYLRRAGDLRDNGFTLDLRGYQHVVLLGWRELRSSATHPWDRLCDALNGAGVYSLHEALSKLRLGPVIAALSQTISTENVYNFSEMAAEIAALGLRKPKPLEAASVADKLAEKVVEAEPDPRLQEFLLKAHDFAARVAELAHVEGIDVFTTQRQSDQVAALAAASVNLPSLVLPRLAVAIPESLQLAAHLVLPITGTSIPSEPAWGPLLAWIAFQVFPEQPLALFDRLQLRPALAEVFSAIGIEGERAWRAAAQVRVLLRMEDEPSVAAALHSEAFWQDPDLRWLIGSNVSSGTEYFNQEQLEELLCWFITPLLLQIAEDRSTLREGIEQIASLLKEITEAAHTAGYKAKAFIDLITKETPAALEPINELS